Proteins from a single region of Dyadobacter fanqingshengii:
- a CDS encoding D-glycero-alpha-D-manno-heptose-1,7-bisphosphate 7-phosphatase, which translates to MSLPKTKCIFLDRDGVLNEDCPDYLYDLEKLVIPEGVVEALKALKEAGYLLVVITNQAGIAKGLYNADNVYAIHEAMQQASGNALDDLYFSPYHPNVSGVSLSRKPGSLMLEKAIAKYNIDVEQSWMIGDRDRDMEAGRNAGVRTIQIVPETVKSTGDFAAVSLFEAAKIILEGKFQTL; encoded by the coding sequence ATGTCTTTACCTAAAACAAAATGCATCTTCCTCGACCGCGATGGAGTGCTGAATGAGGATTGCCCGGATTATTTGTACGATCTGGAAAAACTCGTGATTCCCGAAGGCGTTGTGGAAGCGCTTAAAGCCCTTAAAGAGGCTGGTTATCTGCTGGTTGTCATTACGAATCAGGCTGGCATTGCAAAGGGGCTTTATAATGCTGACAACGTTTACGCTATTCACGAAGCCATGCAGCAGGCGTCCGGCAATGCATTGGACGACCTTTATTTTTCACCCTATCATCCCAATGTCTCGGGCGTTTCGCTTTCCAGGAAACCCGGCTCGCTAATGCTCGAAAAGGCGATTGCAAAATATAATATAGATGTGGAGCAGTCCTGGATGATCGGCGATCGGGACCGGGATATGGAAGCTGGAAGAAATGCGGGGGTAAGAACAATTCAGATTGTTCCGGAAACAGTAAAATCAACAGGCGATTTTGCTGCGGTCAGTTTGTTCGAGGCAGCTAAAATAATCCTTGAAGGTAAATTTCAGACTCTTTGA
- the hemE gene encoding uroporphyrinogen decarboxylase: MELKNDLLLRAARGEKTERTPVWMMRQAGRILAEYRAVREKAGSFIKLATTPEMAAEVTLQPVDLLGVDAAIIFSDILVIPEAMGLPYEMAEQRGPVFPATVHTIQDLEKLHIAEPETDLKYVLDAIKLTKDGLAGRVPLIGFAGAPFTIFCYMTEGKGSKTFSVAKKHLYADPEFSHLLLQKITDSTIAYLKAQIAAGANLVQIFDSWAGILSPEQYNTFSLPYIKQICDAISEAPVTVFAKGAFFARKAISELNCSVVGLDWNMDIAESRELIPNKTLQGNLDPCVLYASYDQIRKEVKSMVQQFGTQRYIANLGHGVYPDTDPDKVRCFIESVKEFSS; this comes from the coding sequence ATGGAATTGAAAAATGATCTTTTGCTCCGTGCGGCGCGTGGTGAAAAAACAGAGCGTACGCCGGTTTGGATGATGCGGCAGGCTGGCCGGATTTTGGCTGAATACAGGGCCGTTCGCGAGAAGGCCGGAAGCTTTATCAAGTTGGCAACAACGCCTGAAATGGCTGCCGAAGTTACCTTGCAACCCGTTGATCTATTGGGTGTTGATGCGGCCATTATATTTTCCGACATTCTGGTTATACCCGAAGCAATGGGCTTGCCATACGAAATGGCCGAGCAGCGCGGACCCGTTTTTCCTGCCACAGTCCACACCATTCAAGATCTTGAAAAACTGCACATTGCAGAACCGGAAACGGATTTGAAATATGTGCTGGATGCCATTAAGCTAACAAAAGACGGTTTGGCAGGCCGCGTGCCATTAATCGGTTTTGCCGGAGCGCCATTTACGATATTCTGTTACATGACGGAAGGCAAAGGTTCGAAGACATTCTCAGTGGCAAAAAAGCATCTTTACGCCGATCCCGAATTCTCGCATTTACTGCTTCAAAAAATAACGGATAGCACTATTGCTTACTTAAAAGCGCAGATTGCAGCAGGTGCAAATCTGGTTCAGATCTTCGATTCATGGGCCGGGATATTATCGCCTGAGCAGTACAACACGTTTTCTTTGCCATATATCAAACAGATCTGCGATGCCATTTCGGAAGCGCCCGTTACCGTTTTTGCCAAAGGCGCATTCTTCGCGCGCAAGGCCATTTCGGAGCTTAATTGTTCGGTTGTTGGGCTTGATTGGAATATGGACATTGCAGAATCACGTGAGTTAATTCCTAACAAAACATTACAAGGAAATCTTGACCCTTGCGTGCTATACGCTTCATATGATCAGATCAGGAAAGAGGTGAAAAGTATGGTGCAGCAATTTGGCACACAACGCTATATCGCGAATTTAGGTCACGGCGTCTATCCTGACACAGATCCTGATAAAGTGCGTTGTTTCATCGAATCCGTTAAAGAATTTTCTTCCTAG